DNA from Eucalyptus grandis isolate ANBG69807.140 chromosome 5, ASM1654582v1, whole genome shotgun sequence:
ATGTCAGGCACATGGACTAACGAGTtgcaaaaactaaaattaatgTGCTTCAATTGTCGGAATTCCTGCAAAAATAGCGAAATCGACTTGTCATTGAGAAttattataaactaattttgtgagaattaaaaatttattgtgaaattAGTAAACACTACAAACTTTCCCAGTTAATAAATCCATACATATATTGGGTAAGAGATTGAAAATTAGAGATGACAAATCAAAACGCCAATGAATACAGATCAAATGTAGGCTACGTGTCATGCTATTAGGCAATTAGAAAAGCCAAGAGAAGTGTCATGTGGGGACCATGTAAATGCCGGCCAAGTGACAAGATTAAGCCCTGTGGCATGCCATGTGCTAATTATAAAAGCCAAGTGAACATCACACGGCAAGCATCAAAGTGAACATTTTATATATAATCAGTTaatttcaataatatatattttatcgcGATGAACtttcccaaaaattaaggaactttcaggttttttttttttttttttggtgaagtcATGCAAAGTCAAAGAAACCAACTTTAAAATACAttatgatgaaaaaaagaaattaacattCAATTCACAAATCTTGCTCTCCCTTTAGATTAAGAACTGGTGGTGACTACTGAATCCCTTATATCGGATAGtttctaatatatattttattatatctaCTTAGAAATTCTGCATCTTAAGAACTAATTTAAGCTACTAACAATTTCTTGTTTTGCAATGCGATGCATTCAAACTTTCGACTTAGCTAATACAATTGATGCAGGACAAGTCCGGCCGTTTACCTATGTGCATTGGGCAAGGCAAAGCTCCATCACTTAATGACTACTTCGCCTCTAAGGTTAATTTGAGTAGAAGATGCTATGATTAGGATATTCGATTTGTCACATTTAAATCAAACGCTCGACCATTCAGCCAGATTCCTTCGGTGATTTTACTTTTATATACGGTATCAATGGGTTCGCttatcataatttttgttttctttatatgCTATCATTgtacaatttttcttcaaaaagaaaagaaaagaaaagaaaaaacttatatGTAAACAACCGACAAAGTCAGAGTGAAGTTACACAGCCTACATTTAGACATGCGAACTCCATCTATATTACAATATATAGCAAGAAATCCTACTTTTAAGGAATTTGAATCTTCCTTCTATCAATTATACTCAATTACATATTTTACAAACACTATTACTATGGATAGATACATGGAATAGGTTATTCTATTTTATCTCTcacatatttttaaatttcatcaTTTGGATTTCCTTTTATGCAATGACCTTCATGATTAATTTCCAAATCTTGAAATGTCTTTCTCTTCTACATATATTTATAAGAGTTCTTTGGGTCGTGTATTTATTTctaataaaattgtttttatgcttaatttttcaaatgctAATTTTGCTGCACATAAAATATTTCTATGGGTAGTCAGggtcattttgaaagaaaatagacaAGTAGTTTTCTAAAACATAGGAACACCGCTCCTTTTGGGTAAGAGTATACATAATACGCATATATacatgaaaatgaagtggaTAATAAAAAGGTCTTCATACATAAATGTTCACCTCCAATGGTTTTGGCACTATTGTCATCCTGCTTTCGCTCAAATCAAGTCCCACTAATTTATTGGGACCAGAGGCAAATTCTGGAATCGAAGGAGCACCAGGCCATTCGAACCATCTTATCCCATTGGGTAGACATATAGGACCTTGGAAAGAAACATTGCGTAAAATGAGCAACCTCAAGCTTCTCATTTTTGTAAAAGCATCATGACTGACACTTATTTTTATCGGCTCAGGTGGGTTCAACACTATGGCTTTAACATCACAATCTCCCTGTATGTACAAGACTAGTTAGgtaatttatattcaaaaattagagTTAAATATAAGAAGCAGATTTTAATCGTATTTACAAATCTTACCATGTCGCTTGATAGAACATGAACAACATCCTTATATAACCATAGTCTACTGCGTCTCCTGAGATCATCACATTTTTGCTTCACGATATCCATGCCCATTGActgaatcaagtcatgcattttTAGGGTTGCAGACtcaatttttatcaaacacCTCTCGGAGAGAACTTTTAATCCTATTGTTGCCTCAAAATCACACCTGTTGAGAACTTCATAAACGTGACAACTTCCCCACCCCTTAAAGAAGCAGGCAACGTGGAGAAAAATCTCTTTATGATCTTCCTCTAGTCCCATATAGCTTATTTTGAGCACATCATTAATGGTTTTGTTAGGAAACCTAGACAGCCTTCTTAGTGTACTAGCCCATTCAGCTTCTCCTCTATTGCATAAGAAGGAACCCAGAACctcaagtgctaaaggaaggCCTTTAGCATGATCCAGAACACCATTCACTAGATCTgtcctaatttttaatttttggtgtGTTGGAAAAGCATAATTACTAAACAGCTCATGAGCTTTACCGTCATTCAATGTTGTAACTTCATACACATGATCTTGATCTATCTCATGAGTAGTAAGTAGATGGCTATCTCTTGTAGTAACAATGATCCTACTACCATCACCAAACCACTTGTCTTTTCCTGCTAAAGCACGTAATTGGTGCaagtcatccacatcatcaaggacGACAAGAACTCTTTTGCGGCCAAGTCTTTGTTGTATTAAATTTTTACCTCCATCGACATTGGACACTTCTAAATGTTTTCCTGGTAATAATACATCGTTCAGTAACTTTTCTTGCAAAGCAACTAAATCCTtgtcattttttgaattttctcgaACATGTGCTAGAAAACTAGAACCTTCAAATAGTCTGAAAACATCATTATAAATGGCTTTAGCCAATGTGGTCTTTCCTATGCCTCCCTGTCCCCATAATCCCATCATGAGAACATCATCTGtagactcaagatttaacaTCCCTCTCAGCTTAACCACTTGGGAATCTATCCCAACCGGATAATCGGCAACATGAAGAGGTGTTCTGCGTAACTGAGTTGAGATGGAGATTACAATTCCTTGTATAAGTTTTGACTCATccctaacaaaaagaaaaaggacaaagaaGTTGTAGAATCGTTATAGCAATTGGAATAAGCAAATAACACGCAATCACCAGCCAACAACAACGGCAAATCAGAGCGTCACACTTTTAGATAATTACATCCAATACAAAATGTATTCCCACTAAGTCAAATTTGAACTCCAACGGCTCCACACCAATTCGAACATGTATCTATCTACTTAAGTGATTCATGTTCCTTAGATAGAGAGATGACGActcacttatttttcttttttgactatCATATGTGATTTATTTCTAAGTTTAGTCTGAAAGAGCCATTTAGGACTTTGAACGGTGGTTAAGAATCTGATTCCAAAACTAGTAAATTCCCTGAAGCACGATGTCATTGCTTGACATGGCCTACACATATTAATTATCCTGTATGAAAGATTGCGAAGTCTCTTGTTTCTTCCAAACGAATGGGTAAGTGCAATAATTAACATTTTGTCTCttaacattttattttgatcAAATGAGTCAGTAAATTTTTCATCCAGAACTAGTAGGTAATTATTTGATATGACCAAAGATGGTAAGATAAGACACTCAAATTTTTATTAGTAATTACTActaatttcaaatgaaatttattaaattcaaCGCCATAAATTATGCAAATCAATTTGGTAAGTTAGTACGAAATGGGTAATCtgcaaattataaaaagaagttGGTGATTTTATAAAACTACTGGTAAGTTACTAGCCAatttatgtgaaagaaaagtCACCCATCCTTTTCTCACCGATAGTTTTGACACTTACTAATATTTATTAGAATTCACCGGCACGAAGAAAAACCTATGTTGGGGCATCGAAAGATAGAATTCTGCCTTTAGCTTGTGCTAAGCCCTGTTTCATTCAGGTAAGGTCTGGAGCTCTTTCTTTTGGATCCTTATTGCCCTCAAAGTGTAATAAAAAGTTCTTAATATTTTATCTGAGGGCTATTTGAGGTCTTCACGTCtcattttggtcaattgagttttatagattttcaattttgggtaattgagtcctaaacttcTCACAAGTGGCattttgagtttgaaaaataagatGTGGCCATCCATCAAACAAACACATggctttttcaaaaataaaaaattgacaaaataaagtgacttaccaatttttttcaattaaattaccaCCTAATTTTATTTAACACTTCTTGTTTGAATTAATTGCcaggtttatttttattttaattatcaatGTTTCTTATCTTTTGCCAAATCTTATTTTTCTATCGTAATTAAACTTAGATTCACTAATTCTttatgaaattactaacttaACCTTAAGTGACTTAAGAATATTAAGGAATCATAACATGAAGCATCTATACATATATACTTACTTGTAAAGATTACTTATCTTACACAAAGTATGAACTCCACTCTACTTACCCATCGTTCAAATGCCACCCAGACAAGTTACTAGCGGCAAAAAGAGCTTCCTTCCATCTCGTCACTTTCTCTGAATTCTTCCCAAGCTTGGATTCATGCTTATTTAGAGCTCTTTGATAACTATGTCTTCCTTGTCTCACTTCTCTTGGGTCCACCTTATAAAACACTGGGAGAACAGTAAGGTTCTTTGGCTCCCTACACTCCATAATCTTCGCCACCTCTTCCAAGCACCACTTTGAAGAAGCATAGTCAtcagagaaaatgatgattgcGATGCACGATTCTTCGATGGCCTTCATAAGCGCTGGTGATATTTGGTCTCCCTTTTTCAGCTCCTCATTATCTCGGAAAGTGTGTATTCCTTTCTGGTTTAAAGCTTGGTAGAGATGGCCGACGAAGCTCTTACGCAAATCTGCCCCTCTAAAGCTTAGGAAGACGTCATAAGCCTTTTCGgtgtttgaagaagaagccattgGATGATGGAGTTTAACAGTTCACAACGACTATTAGCTGAAGATTTGAAACTGTGTTTCCAAGTAGCTTGTTCTCCACTTGATCTTCTTGTTGATTTATACTAGAGGATAGAGATGTGTGACTTTTTTTTGGGTAGGGCTAACAAAGAACAATACTATATCTATTGATAATATTAGAAATTTGGAATTAAGGAGAAATATCTAATAGGTGTGAACATATGGATTTATTTTCCCACAACACCGCAAATGATGACATTATTCGGATTGGCTGattgacacaaaatttatttCGTTTGATGTTGGAGTTATTGTTAAACTATTCAGGAACTTGACCGGCCAAAAAGCCATATGGCCGACAAAGGTTTTGAATTGAATAGATCGCTATTCGCTACTGGTCCCCGATCTAGGTTATAGGCTCCCTAATAAATAAAACTTTGCTAGCTTCCTTGGAAAGGCATCCCCAGCTTCCGAGTAGTTGTTTTTCCTTTGCTAAATTATAGTTGAACGGACGATGACTCAAAAGATATATAATTATACGCACAATTAAGAATACCGGATAGAATAATATTGTATTTAGAATAGTACAACTTTGGAAAATCATGGTGCTTAAGCATGGACCAAGACATCTAATAGATATAAAcatatggacatttttttaCTTAAGACCACATGCCGAAGCATTATTCGGATTTTCTTATTGATTGAAACAAGTTTCTTTGTTTGATGTTAAATTTATTGTTAGATTATTGATGCACTTGACCGGTCAAAATAAGataaactttaaattaatttacaagcTTCGAGGAAAGGACTTTCATCTGTTgagtcttcatttttctttttcttacatgGAAAATGAAGTATTGCCTTTCATTAGGTTAGCTTTAGTCGTAGGCTCACTAGCAAGACAAACTTTGACGGCTTCCTAGTAATGGCATTCCCGAACCGTAATTAGTTAATTCCTCTTTGCTAATTTCTAATTTAACGCATACTCATAAGATACATAATTATACatgtaaaatttaaatatatcatAGCTAAGTG
Protein-coding regions in this window:
- the LOC104446670 gene encoding TMV resistance protein N-like, with the translated sequence MASSSNTEKAYDVFLSFRGADLRKSFVGHLYQALNQKGIHTFRDNEELKKGDQISPALMKAIEESCIAIIIFSDDYASSKWCLEEVAKIMECREPKNLTVLPVFYKVDPREVRQGRHSYQRALNKHESKLGKNSEKVTRWKEALFAASNLSGWHLNDG